One stretch of Hydrogenovibrio kuenenii DSM 12350 DNA includes these proteins:
- a CDS encoding NAD-dependent epimerase/dehydratase family protein has translation MARVLIAGCGDLGCRLADILTADGHEIFGIRRNVDDLPENISPIASDLFAQPPEVPDNIDYAFYIVAASSHKDIAYYQAYVLGLKNLIQSLSGQKLKRLFFVSSTSVFGQNDGEKVTEESPTEGKHFTSQRLLEGEELAFNAPFPATVIRFGGIYGPGRTHLIDLILKGKAHCMEGVYSNRIHSEDCVGIMAHLMKYDKTNSLYIGVDNEPTLTCEVYEWLADQLSVPQDIEHLEPTESSRAQRSNKRLSNAKIRATGYEFKYPSFEEGYGEMLENY, from the coding sequence GTGGCAAGAGTTTTAATAGCAGGTTGCGGTGATTTAGGCTGTCGTTTGGCAGATATCCTAACGGCCGATGGGCATGAAATTTTTGGTATTCGTCGCAACGTAGACGATCTACCAGAAAATATATCGCCAATAGCATCTGATTTATTTGCACAACCACCTGAAGTACCAGATAACATTGATTATGCATTCTATATTGTTGCTGCCAGCAGCCACAAAGATATAGCCTACTACCAAGCCTATGTACTTGGTTTAAAAAATCTGATTCAGTCTTTAAGCGGCCAAAAACTAAAGCGTCTTTTCTTTGTTTCCAGCACTTCTGTATTTGGGCAAAACGATGGCGAAAAAGTAACTGAAGAAAGCCCTACCGAAGGCAAGCACTTTACCAGCCAGCGCTTGTTAGAAGGTGAAGAGTTGGCTTTTAATGCACCTTTTCCTGCCACAGTTATTCGATTTGGTGGTATTTATGGCCCTGGGCGCACGCATTTAATTGACTTGATCTTAAAGGGTAAAGCACATTGTATGGAAGGCGTCTACAGCAATCGCATTCATTCAGAAGACTGCGTGGGCATCATGGCGCACTTAATGAAATATGACAAAACCAATAGCTTATATATTGGCGTGGATAATGAACCCACTCTAACTTGTGAAGTTTACGAATGGCTAGCTGATCAACTTTCGGTGCCGCAAGATATTGAACACCTTGAACCCACCGAGAGCAGTCGGGCGCAAAGAAGTAATAAGCGTCTTTCAAACGCTAAAATTCGTGCGACAGGTTATGAGTTTAAATACCCTTCTTTCGAAGAAGGGTATGGCGAAATGCTAGAAAACTATTAA
- the accB gene encoding acetyl-CoA carboxylase biotin carboxyl carrier protein: MDIRSIRKLIEIVEQSDIAEIEIKEGEHNIRITRSQEPVYMQAPMMQHMPQQAAPAAAPAPAATPTASAEPAAPAEASGHKVASPMVGTFYASPSPDAGPFVKVGDKVSEGDTLCIIEAMKIMNPIEADKSGTIKQILVQNAEPVEFGQTLFVVE; encoded by the coding sequence ATGGACATTCGATCAATTCGCAAGCTTATCGAAATCGTAGAACAATCCGATATTGCTGAAATCGAAATCAAAGAAGGCGAACACAATATTCGCATTACTCGAAGCCAAGAACCTGTTTATATGCAAGCCCCAATGATGCAACACATGCCTCAACAGGCAGCACCTGCTGCTGCGCCAGCGCCAGCTGCAACACCAACTGCTTCTGCTGAACCCGCTGCTCCTGCAGAAGCATCAGGACACAAGGTTGCTTCTCCAATGGTTGGTACTTTCTATGCATCTCCATCACCAGATGCTGGGCCATTCGTTAAAGTCGGTGACAAGGTATCTGAAGGCGACACGCTTTGCATTATCGAAGCGATGAAAATCATGAACCCAATTGAAGCGGATAAATCTGGTACGATCAAACAAATTCTAGTTCAAAACGCTGAACCTGTAGAGTTTGGTCAAACTCTATTCGTTGTTGAATAA
- a CDS encoding FxsA family protein, with the protein MFKVFFLMFLLVPLVELYVLIEVGSVIGALPTILLTIFTAIVGAGLMKNQGVATLQRAQQSLAMGRAPETEMMEGMFIFLGGLFLLIPGFITDTFGLLFLIPPIRQFLARKFILQRQSNYARQHGRDGNVYETEWTESENGHVKQVHVTYHSSQSDVIEGEVLDSEESPKKNDK; encoded by the coding sequence ATGTTTAAAGTTTTCTTCCTGATGTTTTTGTTGGTGCCGCTTGTAGAGCTTTATGTTCTGATAGAAGTGGGTAGTGTCATTGGTGCTTTGCCAACAATATTATTAACCATATTTACTGCTATTGTTGGTGCTGGTTTGATGAAAAACCAAGGTGTTGCTACCTTACAAAGAGCGCAACAAAGTTTGGCCATGGGGCGAGCACCTGAAACGGAAATGATGGAAGGAATGTTTATTTTCTTGGGTGGTTTGTTTCTATTGATACCCGGATTTATTACAGACACCTTTGGCCTGTTGTTTTTAATCCCACCCATTAGACAGTTTTTGGCGCGCAAGTTTATTTTGCAGCGTCAATCTAACTATGCTCGTCAACATGGGCGTGATGGTAATGTCTATGAAACAGAATGGACTGAGTCGGAAAATGGTCATGTTAAGCAAGTGCATGTGACTTATCATTCATCACAGTCAGATGTGATTGAGGGTGAAGTTCTGGATTCCGAAGAGTCACCGAAAAAAAACGATAAGTAA
- a CDS encoding alpha/beta hydrolase yields the protein MSKSIEGEVGKLEIRLTLPGRKRTGNDQAENPYEDHWVVLSHPHPKFGGTMDNKVVTTMERTFQSLGYGTVSYNFRGVGLSEGDYDNGEGEQNDLKCVVDWLKQSHSVVHLVLAGFSFGGYISLKQCSALQADAICTVAPAIGLYDFSDVGVDVPWVLIQGGEDEVVSSHEVLDWAMKQSSLPSIYCRRQASHFFHRQLVWLKQVLLLEY from the coding sequence ATGTCAAAATCAATAGAAGGTGAAGTTGGTAAATTAGAGATACGTTTGACGTTGCCAGGAAGAAAAAGAACCGGTAATGATCAAGCAGAGAACCCTTATGAGGATCATTGGGTTGTTTTGAGTCACCCTCACCCCAAGTTTGGTGGCACCATGGATAATAAAGTTGTGACGACAATGGAGCGTACTTTTCAGTCTTTGGGTTATGGAACAGTTTCTTATAACTTTAGAGGTGTTGGGTTATCAGAGGGTGATTATGATAATGGTGAAGGCGAACAAAATGATCTTAAATGTGTCGTTGATTGGTTAAAGCAATCGCATTCTGTTGTTCATTTGGTGCTAGCAGGATTTTCCTTTGGTGGTTATATCTCCTTAAAGCAGTGCTCAGCATTACAGGCTGATGCAATTTGTACGGTTGCACCAGCAATTGGGTTGTATGACTTTTCTGACGTGGGTGTTGATGTTCCTTGGGTGCTTATACAGGGAGGAGAGGACGAAGTAGTTTCTTCCCATGAGGTTTTAGACTGGGCTATGAAGCAGTCATCTTTACCTAGTATCTACTGCCGACGTCAAGCGAGTCATTTTTTCCATAGGCAATTAGTTTGGTTAAAACAGGTGTTGCTACTAGAATATTAG
- the dsbD gene encoding protein-disulfide reductase DsbD, whose product MTNSTFRNLLRLFLFTFSLFALTSNAYADDELLDVNQAFKLAIPEVKDGQIHLHWTIAKDYHLYKQRVSIASSDLKLGTPKFSQAITKDDPVFGKTEVYLNKLDIQQPFETTKLSEATITVKYQGCADKLGVCYPPQTRQLSVTIPAATSGNSLSSLNDVLADSNDDGELLPADKAFAFTSHQDNKGNLILNFKVTQGYHLYKDKIKASVLSGPAQLGALQLPKAEPSNDPVFGDTLVYKTDFEAILPVSNLTADSKIQIGYQGCSDLAGVCYPPEKKQVSLSENTASATNSPAASNTAAPVSETDQITQTLQHSSVWIIIGTFFLFGLLLSLTPCVFPMIPILSSIIVGQGDSLTTRKAFVMSLVYVLAMSITYTVAGVLAGLFGENLQVMFQNPWIIGSFAFIFVLLSFSMFGFYELQLPSALQSKITNLSNKQQGGTLTGVGIMGFLSALIVGPCVAPPLAGALIYIGQTGDALLGGTALFAMSIGMGVPLLLLGTSAGKLLPRAGVWMENVKAVFGVLMLGVAIWMAARILPDAVTMALWAALLIGSAIYLGALESIGEKSGWSKLTKSIGFILLTYGVIMIIGLAGGSKDVMQPLKVYQGGASGSATSAEQHLAFKRITTLDELKAEVAKGKPVMLDFYADWCVSCKEMEKFTFSDAGIMQQLKGVTLLQADVTANNNNDKALMKAFGIIGPPAILFFKDGQEVRQNRVIGFQKPEQFSQNVQASFK is encoded by the coding sequence ATGACAAACTCCACTTTTCGCAATTTATTAAGACTCTTTCTTTTTACCTTTAGTCTTTTTGCACTCACATCCAACGCATATGCGGATGATGAACTATTAGATGTCAATCAAGCCTTCAAACTGGCAATACCAGAGGTAAAAGATGGACAAATCCATTTACATTGGACTATTGCGAAAGATTACCACCTATACAAACAACGAGTCTCTATTGCTTCCAGCGACTTGAAACTCGGCACTCCAAAATTCAGCCAAGCCATCACCAAAGATGACCCTGTGTTTGGTAAGACCGAAGTCTATTTGAATAAGTTGGATATTCAACAGCCTTTTGAAACGACAAAACTATCAGAAGCAACCATCACGGTGAAATACCAAGGGTGTGCAGATAAGTTAGGCGTTTGTTATCCACCGCAAACACGACAGCTATCCGTTACCATTCCCGCTGCAACTTCAGGAAACAGCCTTTCCAGCTTGAATGATGTTCTTGCGGACAGCAATGATGATGGCGAGCTTTTACCAGCTGATAAAGCTTTTGCTTTTACAAGCCACCAAGACAATAAGGGTAACTTAATCCTTAACTTTAAAGTGACTCAGGGCTACCACCTGTATAAAGACAAAATCAAAGCTTCTGTCTTAAGTGGCCCTGCACAACTTGGCGCTCTACAACTTCCTAAAGCAGAGCCAAGCAACGACCCTGTATTTGGCGATACTCTAGTTTACAAAACCGACTTTGAAGCCATATTGCCAGTTTCTAACTTAACTGCTGATTCAAAAATTCAAATTGGCTACCAAGGATGTTCAGACTTAGCGGGCGTATGCTATCCACCTGAAAAGAAACAAGTTTCACTTTCAGAGAACACTGCAAGTGCAACAAACTCTCCAGCAGCAAGCAACACGGCTGCACCTGTGTCTGAAACAGATCAAATCACTCAAACACTACAACATAGTTCTGTGTGGATTATCATCGGTACTTTTTTCCTGTTTGGTTTACTGTTATCTTTAACGCCATGCGTATTCCCGATGATTCCTATTTTGTCCAGCATCATCGTTGGTCAAGGTGACAGCTTAACAACACGCAAAGCATTTGTTATGTCTTTGGTTTACGTGCTTGCCATGTCTATCACCTATACCGTTGCAGGGGTGTTGGCAGGGTTATTTGGTGAAAACCTACAAGTCATGTTCCAAAACCCATGGATTATCGGTAGTTTCGCATTTATCTTCGTACTACTGTCATTCTCTATGTTTGGCTTCTATGAGCTACAACTGCCAAGTGCATTGCAATCAAAAATCACCAACCTATCCAATAAACAACAAGGCGGTACTTTAACCGGTGTTGGCATTATGGGCTTCTTGTCCGCACTAATTGTTGGGCCATGTGTTGCGCCACCGTTAGCAGGTGCTTTGATTTATATCGGCCAAACAGGTGATGCCCTTTTAGGTGGAACCGCACTGTTTGCAATGAGTATTGGTATGGGCGTTCCTCTACTGCTACTAGGAACTTCCGCAGGAAAACTACTACCAAGAGCCGGTGTATGGATGGAAAACGTCAAAGCGGTATTTGGTGTATTGATGCTTGGCGTTGCCATCTGGATGGCAGCACGCATCTTACCTGACGCAGTTACTATGGCGCTTTGGGCTGCTCTACTGATTGGTTCTGCAATTTACCTAGGCGCACTTGAATCGATTGGTGAGAAATCCGGTTGGTCTAAGCTAACGAAATCGATAGGATTTATCCTACTGACTTATGGTGTAATTATGATTATCGGCTTAGCTGGTGGTAGCAAAGACGTTATGCAACCTTTAAAAGTTTATCAAGGCGGTGCTTCAGGTTCAGCCACAAGTGCAGAGCAACACCTTGCTTTTAAGCGAATCACAACACTTGATGAACTGAAAGCAGAAGTCGCTAAGGGCAAGCCAGTCATGCTAGATTTTTATGCCGACTGGTGTGTGAGCTGTAAGGAAATGGAGAAATTCACCTTCTCAGACGCAGGCATTATGCAGCAACTAAAAGGTGTTACGCTTCTTCAAGCTGATGTCACTGCCAACAACAATAATGACAAAGCACTAATGAAAGCTTTTGGTATTATTGGACCACCTGCGATTCTATTCTTTAAAGATGGGCAGGAAGTTCGTCAAAACCGAGTAATTGGTTTCCAAAAACCAGAACAGTTCTCACAAAACGTTCAGGCTTCATTTAAATAA
- the aroQ gene encoding type II 3-dehydroquinate dehydratase yields MANILVLNGPNLNMLGKREPEHYGRQTLSDIVEELETLADDYEVRLYHFQSNAEHELVERVQEAQDDQIDFILINPAAFTHTSVALRDALATVKIPFIEIHLSNIYKREDFRHHSFFSDLAEGVIAGLGPIGYQLALASAVEKLK; encoded by the coding sequence ATGGCAAATATTTTGGTACTGAACGGTCCCAACCTTAACATGCTTGGCAAACGTGAACCTGAGCATTATGGACGTCAGACGCTATCAGATATTGTTGAAGAACTCGAAACACTGGCAGATGATTATGAAGTGCGTTTATACCACTTCCAAAGCAATGCAGAACACGAACTCGTAGAGCGCGTACAAGAAGCACAGGATGATCAAATCGACTTCATCCTCATCAACCCTGCAGCTTTTACCCATACAAGTGTGGCACTTCGCGATGCATTGGCGACTGTAAAAATCCCATTCATCGAAATTCACCTGTCAAACATTTACAAACGTGAAGACTTTCGTCATCACTCATTCTTTTCCGACCTTGCTGAAGGCGTTATTGCTGGCTTAGGCCCTATTGGCTACCAGCTCGCTTTAGCATCTGCTGTCGAAAAACTGAAGTAG
- a CDS encoding 4-phosphoerythronate dehydrogenase — protein MKKIVIDDAVPYAQEMFSHLGEITLIPGRDINAETVKDADALIVRSRTQVNESLLNGSTVSFVGSTVVGLDHIDQHYLADQHIHFYSAQGCNANSVSEYVISCLLYLAEEKGFQLKDKSIGIIGVGNVGKLLEQKARGLGMTVLLNDPPRQEREGLPHFVNLQTALSADIVSFHTPLTTEGAHPSYQLLNSTNFHLVTPSTILINAARGGIIDETIWTQTPTLSNIIDCWENEPNINESLYQAADIATPHIAGHALEAKIKGSSMVYEVLCQHWNETPQNHWQEKVPHPKTPLITDLEKPFQTTLFNIVRQCYDPLTDDYAIRSTRINEVYKKFEYYRRHYPTHHEWTQFDVKSGRLAAENSCIKALGFNVLDI, from the coding sequence ATGAAAAAAATAGTGATCGATGATGCTGTTCCTTATGCTCAAGAGATGTTTTCTCACCTTGGTGAAATAACACTTATTCCCGGACGTGACATTAATGCAGAGACAGTAAAAGATGCTGATGCATTAATTGTTCGTTCGCGCACCCAAGTAAATGAATCTCTACTTAATGGCTCTACAGTTTCATTCGTTGGTAGTACCGTTGTTGGTTTAGACCACATAGACCAACACTACCTTGCTGATCAACATATTCACTTCTATTCGGCACAAGGTTGTAACGCCAACTCTGTTTCAGAATATGTTATTAGCTGCCTACTCTATCTCGCAGAAGAAAAAGGATTTCAACTTAAAGATAAATCGATTGGTATTATTGGCGTTGGCAATGTTGGAAAACTATTAGAACAAAAAGCTCGCGGGCTTGGCATGACGGTTTTGTTAAACGACCCTCCAAGGCAAGAACGAGAAGGTCTGCCACACTTCGTCAACCTTCAAACCGCACTTTCAGCAGACATCGTTAGCTTCCATACCCCTTTAACAACAGAAGGGGCTCACCCTAGCTATCAACTGCTTAACTCAACAAACTTTCACTTGGTCACCCCCTCAACCATTTTGATTAATGCTGCCAGAGGAGGAATTATTGATGAAACCATTTGGACTCAAACCCCAACACTATCAAACATAATTGATTGCTGGGAAAATGAACCCAATATAAATGAGTCTTTATATCAAGCAGCTGATATCGCCACCCCACATATAGCGGGACATGCATTGGAAGCCAAAATTAAAGGGAGCAGCATGGTTTATGAAGTTTTGTGCCAACACTGGAACGAAACACCTCAAAACCATTGGCAAGAAAAAGTTCCACACCCTAAAACACCACTCATTACCGATCTCGAAAAACCATTTCAAACCACGCTATTTAACATAGTGCGACAATGCTATGACCCACTTACTGATGACTACGCTATCCGTTCCACCCGAATTAATGAGGTATATAAAAAATTTGAATACTATAGACGACACTATCCTACCCATCATGAATGGACGCAGTTCGATGTAAAAAGTGGTCGTTTAGCCGCTGAAAACTCATGTATAAAAGCGCTTGGTTTCAACGTCTTAGACATATAA
- a CDS encoding TolC family protein: MYLKPRKIVLSLSAILTSSMLISAPVHAQEYSFRQCVDLTLTQNPEVGASRYRLQQAESALKQSDAQRYPKITLSATAMNSDDALNVFGMKLSQREATLGDFGFNNQTAAAFNAGNWGYAPNDLNNPGSHSDFNTRLEVMVPVWNGGRVSSFQEQAKAMIQAAQHGDEAVKQVLTFHVYQAYEGVHTAKAFVQVAEQAVKASKSYVETTKNMVEQGIVVKSELLSANVHLSQAMTALEKAQTQEQIAKDNLRVLMNIDDNTPLTVGPRVDLTVPSDNLQKLLAMANDANPQVEASRQVVRSSLAAIDASKADNYPSFNIMARGDTHDKNLGLGSHSYTVAGVVSWKLTDFGLTSSKIDQANAAANEKQAALQSKENQTKLMVLKAWRSLHVAEKQRESNKLAVGQAEEAQRLIMKRYKNGVATMTEVLASQAQLDQSRADLVRSTFEINTQKAQLRLATGTMEMQDQKISMAD; this comes from the coding sequence ATGTACCTAAAACCACGTAAGATTGTGCTGTCACTATCTGCAATTTTAACCAGTTCAATGTTGATAAGTGCGCCAGTGCATGCTCAAGAATATTCTTTTCGTCAATGCGTTGATTTAACCTTAACGCAGAACCCAGAAGTAGGTGCAAGTCGCTACCGTTTGCAGCAAGCTGAATCTGCTTTAAAACAGTCTGATGCGCAACGCTACCCAAAAATCACTTTGTCTGCAACGGCAATGAATTCTGATGATGCGTTGAATGTATTTGGCATGAAGTTAAGTCAGCGTGAGGCAACTCTCGGAGACTTTGGGTTTAATAACCAAACAGCTGCGGCATTCAATGCGGGGAACTGGGGATATGCCCCCAATGATTTAAACAACCCAGGTTCTCACTCTGATTTTAATACTCGATTAGAAGTCATGGTTCCGGTTTGGAATGGTGGTCGAGTATCTAGCTTTCAAGAGCAGGCTAAAGCAATGATTCAAGCGGCGCAGCACGGTGATGAAGCTGTGAAGCAAGTGCTGACTTTTCATGTGTATCAAGCCTATGAAGGAGTGCATACAGCAAAAGCCTTTGTTCAAGTTGCAGAGCAAGCTGTAAAAGCATCGAAGTCTTATGTTGAAACAACCAAAAACATGGTTGAACAGGGTATTGTTGTTAAAAGTGAGTTGTTAAGTGCGAATGTTCATTTGTCTCAAGCAATGACAGCGCTTGAAAAGGCGCAGACTCAAGAACAGATAGCCAAAGATAACTTAAGAGTGTTGATGAATATTGATGACAACACGCCTTTAACTGTAGGGCCTCGTGTCGATTTAACTGTACCTTCGGATAACTTACAGAAATTGCTGGCTATGGCAAATGATGCTAACCCTCAAGTTGAGGCGTCGCGTCAAGTTGTGAGGTCTTCCTTAGCGGCCATTGATGCCAGTAAAGCGGATAACTATCCAAGCTTTAATATTATGGCGCGTGGCGATACCCATGATAAAAACCTTGGGCTTGGAAGTCATTCTTATACAGTTGCAGGAGTTGTATCTTGGAAATTAACTGACTTTGGTTTAACTTCCAGCAAAATTGATCAAGCCAATGCAGCTGCAAATGAAAAGCAAGCAGCGCTTCAATCTAAAGAAAACCAAACTAAATTGATGGTTTTAAAGGCATGGCGTTCATTGCATGTTGCCGAAAAGCAACGTGAATCGAATAAGTTAGCGGTAGGTCAGGCAGAAGAAGCGCAACGCTTAATCATGAAGCGTTACAAAAATGGTGTCGCAACCATGACAGAAGTTCTGGCTAGCCAAGCTCAATTAGATCAGTCACGTGCTGATTTGGTTCGTTCTACATTTGAAATCAATACCCAAAAAGCACAGCTTCGTTTGGCTACAGGTACGATGGAAATGCAGGACCAGAAGATTTCAATGGCAGACTAA
- a CDS encoding DUF302 domain-containing protein, translating into MKLVNLFKVALVAAAISTLSGCGTINAINNLAPGAGTTFMQIWDKWVKHDGDIAAATMWEVKVDDGVELQDVIDAINNVGINNNIKNVGELPLSKELNARGIKSDTVYVMSFCNPETARKMLDFSPAMGGFLPCRVTIVGEKDGLHLYSMNMDMAIKMGKKMPPELRKATMKVRNTIWEMLQKGKSGAF; encoded by the coding sequence ATGAAATTAGTAAACCTTTTCAAAGTTGCCCTAGTCGCAGCAGCGATTTCTACCCTTTCAGGTTGCGGAACCATTAACGCAATCAACAATCTTGCACCAGGTGCAGGTACAACATTCATGCAAATCTGGGATAAGTGGGTTAAGCATGATGGCGACATCGCAGCAGCAACTATGTGGGAAGTTAAAGTTGATGACGGCGTTGAACTACAAGATGTAATCGATGCAATCAACAACGTAGGGATTAACAACAACATTAAAAACGTTGGTGAACTACCATTATCAAAAGAATTGAACGCTCGCGGCATCAAATCAGATACTGTTTACGTTATGTCTTTCTGTAACCCAGAAACTGCACGTAAAATGCTAGACTTCTCTCCAGCTATGGGTGGTTTCCTACCTTGTCGTGTTACTATCGTTGGTGAAAAAGATGGCCTACATCTTTACTCAATGAACATGGACATGGCAATCAAAATGGGTAAAAAGATGCCTCCAGAATTACGTAAAGCAACTATGAAAGTGCGTAACACTATCTGGGAAATGCTACAAAAAGGTAAATCAGGCGCTTTCTAA
- a CDS encoding OmpP1/FadL family transporter → MKMTRIALAIAATAVVSTPALATNGDSLIGLGAHSRAMGGTGAAMFMGSENALTNPGLLGKSKGTEFAIGGTLFKPAVKDKSTTAGATSPTSANDTNIIPEVSLSTRLDKNLTFGLGIFGSAGMGVDYQDDNKLFNAYSNLQLMKFAPTLAYNTSKFGIGFAPVLQYGALDINYKNTSGTVGNGMSSDLGMGFNLGGYFDLAKNLTLGLSYQSAIDMKYKNQITTASKGFALTGFTDHLEQPAELKAGVAYGMGNYTITADAKQIAWGSAKGYKDFNWKDQNVFALGMKYAGQGYWLGAGANYGDDPIKKLNDSSYSNQAVNMFNNVFFPGIVTTHVTFGGGYKLTKNMALDGSVVYAPEVNKTINTGFISKTTATGTTQKTTHSQIGYTVSLRMNF, encoded by the coding sequence ATGAAGATGACTCGAATTGCATTAGCGATCGCAGCAACAGCTGTAGTTTCAACGCCTGCTTTGGCAACTAATGGTGACTCACTAATCGGTCTAGGTGCACATTCTCGTGCAATGGGTGGTACTGGTGCAGCTATGTTTATGGGGTCTGAAAACGCCCTAACCAACCCAGGTCTTTTAGGTAAGTCAAAAGGTACTGAATTCGCTATTGGTGGCACACTATTTAAGCCTGCCGTTAAAGACAAATCAACTACTGCTGGCGCAACAAGCCCAACAAGTGCAAACGATACCAACATTATCCCTGAAGTTTCTCTATCTACTCGTTTAGATAAAAATCTGACTTTTGGTCTAGGTATTTTTGGTTCAGCAGGTATGGGGGTTGACTACCAAGACGATAATAAACTTTTCAATGCATACAGCAACCTTCAACTAATGAAATTTGCGCCAACTTTAGCCTATAACACAAGTAAGTTTGGTATTGGTTTTGCTCCAGTACTACAATACGGCGCACTTGATATCAACTATAAAAACACTTCAGGTACAGTTGGTAACGGCATGTCATCTGACCTAGGCATGGGCTTTAACCTAGGTGGTTACTTTGATCTTGCTAAAAACCTAACTCTTGGTCTTTCATATCAGTCAGCTATTGACATGAAATACAAAAACCAAATCACTACTGCCTCAAAAGGGTTCGCCCTAACAGGGTTCACTGACCATTTGGAACAACCTGCCGAACTTAAAGCGGGTGTGGCTTATGGCATGGGTAACTACACGATTACAGCTGATGCTAAACAAATCGCTTGGGGTTCAGCAAAAGGTTACAAAGACTTTAACTGGAAAGACCAAAACGTATTTGCTCTAGGTATGAAGTATGCAGGTCAAGGTTATTGGCTAGGTGCAGGTGCTAACTATGGCGATGACCCAATCAAAAAGCTTAACGATTCTTCCTACTCAAATCAAGCTGTTAACATGTTTAACAATGTGTTCTTCCCAGGTATCGTAACAACTCACGTTACTTTCGGTGGTGGTTACAAGCTAACCAAAAATATGGCTCTAGACGGTTCTGTGGTTTACGCGCCAGAAGTTAACAAAACAATTAATACTGGGTTTATTTCTAAAACGACTGCAACTGGTACCACGCAGAAAACCACTCACTCTCAAATTGGGTACACGGTTTCTCTACGCATGAACTTCTAA